From the genome of Deinococcus malanensis:
AATCACGGAGTATAAGCCCCGCGTTCATGATGCCCCCCGTTGTCCCTCTCCTGGGGACAGACCGGCACCGGCCGGCCCCTGGAAGCACCACCGGGGCGGCGTGTTACCGTGCAGGGCATGAGCCAACTCGATAAGTTGCGCCAGGCCATGGGCCCGGCGGGAGTGGACGCTGTGTGGATCAGTGATCCTGCCAACGTGCGGGCGCTGAGTGGATTTACCAGCCCCAAGGATGCCAAGGTTCTGGTAACCGCACATGCGGTGACGCTGTACACGGACGCCCGCTATACCGTGCAGGCCCAGGAGGACTCACCTCTCCCCGCTTTTATTGCGCGGCCGCCCGAGACTTACCAGCATGCTGCCCCGAGCCTCAGTGGGCTGCGGGTGGGCTTTGAAGCCGAGCATATGACTGTGGCTGTCCTAGAGGATCTGCGCGAGCACTGGCCGGACGCCCACCTGATTCCTCTGCGCGAGCTGGGCCGGGGGCTGCGCATGGTGAAAACCCAGCAGGAGATCGAGGCCGTTCGGGCGGCGCAGGCGCTGGCCGACCGGGTGTATGCCGAGGTGCGGCCCAGCATCCGGGCTGGTGCCCGTGAGCGCGACATCGCCCTGGACATCGAAATGCGGCTGCGCCAGGCAGGTGCGGAGACTGCTTTCGACATCATCGTGGCCAGCGGACCGCGCGGCGCGATGCCGCACGGGGTGGCTTCGGACCGGGTCATTCTGGACGGAGAACTCGTGACCATCGACATGGGGGCTCGGCTGGGCGGGTACCACAGCGACATGACGCGAACGGTGGCGGTGGGAGAGCCCAGCGACGAAATGCTGCGGGTCTACCGCGCCGTCCTGGAGGCCGAGGAAGCCGCCGTCGCCGCCGTGAAGCCGGGCGTGCGGGCCGCGGACCTCGATACCCTGGCGCGCGACATCCTGACCCGGCACGGGCTGGGCGAGGCCTTCGCGCACTCGCTGGGGCACGGGATCGGGCTGGAAGTCCACGAGGGTCCCAGCCTGCGGGGCGTCAGCACCGATGTCCTGGAGCCCGGCATGCTCGTGACCATCGAACCCGGGGCCTATCTGCCCGGGGTGGGCGGTGTCCGCATCGAGGATCTGCTGCTGGTCACGGAAAACGGCCATGAGGTCCTGAGCCGGGCCGAGAAGGATCGGCTTTGAAAAAGGCGCTGCTGCTTGCCACACTGATGCTCGGTGTAGCAGAGGCCGAACGGGTCTACCGGGTCAAGGCCGGTGACACCCTGTGGTCGGTGGCGCAGTCCCACGGAACGACGGTTCAGTCCGTCCTCGCTCTGAACGGTCTGGCCAACGCGACCATCCGGGTGGGTGAGGTCCTCCGGCTGCCCGGAACGACGGTGACTTCGCCGCGTGAGATCCCTGCCACGCCGCCTGCTGCTTCGGCCGTGTTTCAGCGTGGACAGGCGGCGTATTACGGAGGGCGCCGCGATCACCGCACCCCGATGACAGCGGCGCACCTGACGCTCCCGTTCGGAACCTGGGTGCGGGTCACACACGCCCGGACCGGCCGCAGCGTGATGGTTATGATCAATGACCGCGGACCGTTCGGCATTCGCTCGCGGGTGATCGACCTGTCTACCAGCGCGGCGCGAGTGCTTGGCATGCAGAGCGAAGGTGTGGCACCCGTGACGCTGACAGTGATGTCAAGGCCCTAAGGAATTCACAGCTGACCTTACCGGATGTGGGCGGGGGGCGGATGTTAGAATCGGTCGGGTTTCAACCACAGATCAAACCGCTGTTGAGGTTCACCCACCGAGGAGGATGGTTTTAATGACGATGGAAACGGCACTGCTGACGCTGGATACGCTCGCGAAGTACCTCAAGGAAAAAGAAGTTCAGCTGGACATGGAAGAGAACAACGGCCAGCGCTTCATCCGCATGGGCTGGCGTTTCGAGATGGGCGACGCGGCCGTGCTGGTCAGCGTTAACGACGGCCCGAACAACACCAGCCGTCTGGAAATCACCTGCGTGACCCAGAAGCAGTACGCCGAGCGCCGTGTGGAAGTTGTGAACATGCTCAACGACCGCAACCGCGAGCGCGCCTTTGCACGCAGCATCGATGCTGACGGCAACGTCTGGCTGGAATACGTCGGCTTCTACCCCACCCTGGCCGAGATGCCCCAGGAAACCTTCGATACGCTGTTCGGCGGCGTGCTGATGCATTTCCAGGACGACTACGCAGCGCTCGAGGGCTTCGTGCCCCAGGGCATGCAGGTCCAGCAGCCTCAGGCATAAGTGAGAAACGGGCGGGGTATCTCCCCGCCTGATCCTTCGATCTACAAGTGAATTGTTTCACGATAAATACTTGTCGTGAATATTTTGTTTGCAAGATAGTGTAGTACCGGTCGTCTAATGGATGAGGGTTGTACAGGACCAGCCTGCACAACCCT
Proteins encoded in this window:
- a CDS encoding septal ring lytic transglycosylase RlpA family protein gives rise to the protein MKKALLLATLMLGVAEAERVYRVKAGDTLWSVAQSHGTTVQSVLALNGLANATIRVGEVLRLPGTTVTSPREIPATPPAASAVFQRGQAAYYGGRRDHRTPMTAAHLTLPFGTWVRVTHARTGRSVMVMINDRGPFGIRSRVIDLSTSAARVLGMQSEGVAPVTLTVMSRP
- a CDS encoding YbjN domain-containing protein produces the protein MTMETALLTLDTLAKYLKEKEVQLDMEENNGQRFIRMGWRFEMGDAAVLVSVNDGPNNTSRLEITCVTQKQYAERRVEVVNMLNDRNRERAFARSIDADGNVWLEYVGFYPTLAEMPQETFDTLFGGVLMHFQDDYAALEGFVPQGMQVQQPQA
- a CDS encoding M24 family metallopeptidase, which codes for MSQLDKLRQAMGPAGVDAVWISDPANVRALSGFTSPKDAKVLVTAHAVTLYTDARYTVQAQEDSPLPAFIARPPETYQHAAPSLSGLRVGFEAEHMTVAVLEDLREHWPDAHLIPLRELGRGLRMVKTQQEIEAVRAAQALADRVYAEVRPSIRAGARERDIALDIEMRLRQAGAETAFDIIVASGPRGAMPHGVASDRVILDGELVTIDMGARLGGYHSDMTRTVAVGEPSDEMLRVYRAVLEAEEAAVAAVKPGVRAADLDTLARDILTRHGLGEAFAHSLGHGIGLEVHEGPSLRGVSTDVLEPGMLVTIEPGAYLPGVGGVRIEDLLLVTENGHEVLSRAEKDRL